In Oryza glaberrima chromosome 8, OglaRS2, whole genome shotgun sequence, the following are encoded in one genomic region:
- the LOC127782779 gene encoding BURP domain-containing protein 12 yields MASPPHLPLLLLLVVVCNAAGGDGARVNPFTAKAAFIRYWNRRVPNNRPHPAFFVAKLSPLQAADAASFAAALPRLLPPLCARAALLCPSASDTETAASLAVGGGGGGGPFKGYSNANFTNYGSGGVGGADGFSAYSPDLNVVGDSFRRYGRDSTRRVDTFASYEAEGNVVTANFTSYAGAATGGSGSFSAYAADTNVPDSTFTNYDAEANGRRREFTSYSQEANHGSNTFAGYGKNGNGLRETFTTYGNDSNVIASGFTNYGESGNGATDTFTAYGKEGNVPDNTFRSYGAGGNAGVDTFKGYRSESNVGDDSFASYAKGANGNAAEFQNYGGSFNPGTVTFKGYGEGSNPNHHIGFKEYAGSNNSFKGYAKSGVDFKEYHNTSSADAATTMSLEAVSSGHQHLKWSPEPGKFFRETELVSGNTMPMPDIKDKMPPRAFLPRDIAKKIPFKPNAVSEVFGVPLDTAMGKAVTSTVAECERAPSRGETKRCATSAEDIVDFAVEMLGNDIVVRSTASTAGSGGQIRLGNVTGVDGGKVTWSVSCHQSLFPYLVYYCHSVPKVRVYEADIMAADSDQKINHGVAICHLDTSDWSPTHGAFIALGGKPGEVEVCHWIFEGDMTWTVAD; encoded by the coding sequence aTGGcgtctcctccccacctccccctcctcctcctcctcgtcgtcgtctgcaatgccgccggcggcgacggtgccaGGGTGAACCCGTTCACGGCGAAGGCGGCGTTCATCCGGTACTGGAACCGGCGGGTGCCCAACAACCGCCCCCACCCGGCCTTCTTCGTCGCCAAGCTCTCCCCGCTCcaggccgccgacgccgcctccttcgccgccgcgctcccgcGGCTTCTCCCGCCGCTCTGCGCCAGGGCCGCCCTGCTCTGCCCCTCCGCCTCCGACACCGAGacggccgcctccctcgccgtcggcggcggcggaggtggtgggcCGTTTAAGGGGTATAGTAATGCCAACTTCACCAActacggcagcggcggcgtgggcggtgcCGACGGGTTCAGCGCCTACTCCCCCGACCTCAACGTCGTCGGCGACTCGTTCCGGCGGTACGGCCGCGACTCGACGCGGAGGGTGGACACGTTCGCCAGCTACGAGGCGGAGGGGAACGTGGTCACCGCCAACTTCACCTcctacgccggcgccgccacgggcgGGTCGGGCTCATTCTCCGCCTACGCCGCCGACACCAACGTGCCGGACTCCACCTTCACCAACTACGACGCCGAGGccaacggccgccgccgcgagttCACCTCCTACTCCCAGGAGGCCAACCACGGGTCGAACACCTTCGCCGGCTACGGCAAGAACGGCAACGGCCTCAGGGAGACCTTCACCACCTACGGCAACGACTCCAACGTCATCGCCTCCGGCTTCACCAACTACGGCGAGTCCGGCAACGGCGCCACCGACACCTTCACCGCCTACGGCAAAGAGGGGAACGTCCCCGACAACACCTTCCGGAgctacggcgccggcggcaatgCCGGCGTCGACACCTTCAAGGGCTACCGCTCCGAGTCCAATGTCGGCGACGACAGCTTCGCCTCCTACGCCAAGGGCGCCAACGGCAACGCCGCCGAGTTCCAGAACTATGGCGGCTCATTCAACCCCGGCACCGTCACCTTCAAAGGCTACGGCGAAGGGAGCAACCCCAATCACCACATTGGCTTCAAGGAGTATGCCGGGAGCAACAATTCATTCAAGGGGTATGCCAAGTCCGGCGTCGATTTCAAGGAGTACCACAACACGTCGTCGGCagacgcggcgacgacgatgtcATTGGAGGCGGTGTCGTCCGGCCACCAGCATTTGAAGTGGTCGCCGGAGCCAGGGAAGTTCTTTAGGGAGACGGAGCTGGTGTCCGGGAACACAATGCCGATGCCTGACATCAAGGACAAGATGCCACCCAGGGCATTCCTACCAAGGGACATTGCCAAGAAGATACCATTCAAGCCGAATGCGGTGTCGGAGGTGTTCGGGGTGCCGTTGGACACTGCAATGGGGAAGGCGGTCACGTCCACGGTGGCTGAGTGCGAGCGAGCGCCGAGCCGGGGTGAGACCAAGCGGTGTGCAACCTCAGCTGAGGACATTGTGGACTTTGCCGTGGAGATGCTAGGCAATGACATTGTTGTGCGCAGCACGGCCTCCACGGCTGGAAGTGGCGGGCAAATCAGGCTCGGCAATGTTACCGGTGTTGATGGTGGCAAGGTGACCTGGTCTGTATCGTGTCACCAGAGCTTGTTCCCGTATCTGGTGTACTACTGCCACTCGGTGCCGAAGGTGCGGGTGTATGAGGCCGATATCATGGCTGCCGACTCCGATCAGAAGATCAATCATGGGGTGGCAATTTGTCACCTCGATACTTCTGATTGGAGCCCAACCCATGGAGCGTTCATCGCGCTTGGTGGAAAACCCGGTGAGGTTGAGGTTTGTCACTGGATCTTCGAGGGTGACATGACATGGACAGTCGCGGATTAA